The Diabrotica undecimpunctata isolate CICGRU chromosome 11, icDiaUnde3, whole genome shotgun sequence genome contains the following window.
AAGGGAAAGTAAAAATATACTGCTTCTGACTCTCACGCAAACACATACGAAAACTtttcgtattttatttaaaactggcAACATCTCTTAGGTTCAGGTTTGTGCATATGCACGTATGTTTGGGTTCAGAATTGACTGAAATAACAAAgggatcaggattatgtcattaataagtaaaatccccatttatatatatttgaaaatattgaaattttcgtttgtatatatacatttttgaaatcccCGCTAGAATTAATTAATATAAGCGTGCCATAGGCAGCTCTAAATACTCTAGAAATAGGAGGTTCAGGATTGTATGGTTTTTCAGATGGTTCAGGTTTGTTataaagatgtatatatatatatatatatatatatatatatatatatatatatatatatatatatatatatatatatatatatatatatatatatatatatatatatatatatatatatatatatatatatatatatatatatatatatatatatatatatatatatatatatatatatatatatacatctttatAACAAACCTGAACCATCTGAAAAACCATACAATCCTGAACCTCCTATTTCTAGAGTATTTAGAGCTGCCTATGGCACGCTTATATTAATTAATTCTAGCGgggatttcaaaaatgtatatatacaaacgaaaatttcaatattttcaaatatatataaatggggattttacttattaatgacataatcctgatcccTTTGTTATTTCAGTCAATTCTGAACCCAAACATACGTGCATATGCACAAACCTGAACCTAAGAGATGTTgccagttttaaataaaatacgaaaAGTTTTCGTATGTGTTTGCGTGAGAGTCAGAAGCAGTATATTTTTACTTTCCCTTAATTATACATATCCTAACATTTATATAAACAATACGTCCTATTTACGGATTATTTTAACAGCGAAGGCGTCATAACGTTCCaattcataaatgtcaaaaatatgagCTTACATTAACGGCGATTaggatttaaaaaaagaaataaatcagAAAAGTATTGcattaatttattatcaaaaataGATACAGATCAgatcaaaactaaaacaagaaagtcTTTCAAAACagtgaaaatataaatttaaataaataaaaaaaatatttgaaaatggaTGTTTAATATTTAAGTTTTCCTGTATACATATTATACACTACAGCTTTGATACATGtccattttctttctttaaaTACCTCGGGATATTCTTCAATAAGGTGTTTCACTTCTATCTCAATGGGAGGCTTTCTGTTTTTAATGTTGTCGGAAAAGTATTCTGCGATAAtgcttttttgttgttttgtccaTGGTCGTCTTCTATCAATAAATCTTTTCTTCTTTAAATTACGCATTTTTTTATGAGGTTCTTTATTATTATCTAAGTCAGCTGAAGTAGATGGAATCTTACAATCGACGGTTAGATTATCATTAgtatccaagatattttccatttcttcctCTTCCGCGTCAGAGAGAGGAGCTAAGTTAATGTCAATTTCGTCTAAAGTTTTACCTTTGTATTTTTCAGCTCCGCCTTCCATCATTAAAAGTAAAAGTTTAGAAATTTTAGCCGTTTGATATACTTTGTCAGACAAACGATAATAATTGCAATGCGTTTGTAATGTGTGTCCCATGAATTTGCTTAATTGCTCCATATCATTATTGGAAAATTGAAGAAGTTGAGTAATGGTGGCCAAATGCTTTCGAAGTTTTGTTGCTGTTATACTCGCAGGTCTTTCCAACTGACATTTTTTGGCATATTTATGAATAATTTTAGTTCCATCAACAAATCCTCTTCCAGTGGTGTGAAATACAAAGTCACTTTCAATTGCAAAGTTATTTCTACACtgcaaaattaaatcaaaatgcattttcaTTGATGGTGATAACAATATGGGAACACCTCTTCCACGCTTACCTCTTATAACTAAACGACtgtaagtttttaataaaattttttcagCTTCAGTTAAACATTTTTCAAATTCATTATCATTTTCACCCCCCAAATTAATGGATTTAAACGTTTGGACTTTTAGCTGAGCCACCTCTGCTGGTCGCCGTCTGTTAAGAAGAATGACTTGCGCATACAGTGTGTCTTTTAATGAATTATAGATCTTAAAATCATTCTCATCTGATTTCAATTTGTGGAATAATTCTTCTGAAGATgtttgcaaaaaaatattaagtttcttGAGGTCGTTAGTAAGCGGCAAAAGTTCTTCCTTGTtccatttattttgatttaaattggTACATGCTTGAGCAGAAACTTCATTACACCATTGGGATTCTAAaagagtttttaatattttaagttctTTTCTCTCATCGCTTGTGTTTTCAATCTGAACAAGATTAATATATGCTAAGTCGCAACATTTTTTTATAAGTGTCCCAAAATTTATGGCCAACGTTGGTGACTCATAATTATCTGTTTCTGGGTTATATTTTGCTATTTTATTAACTCCAGAAATTATTAGTTGAAAATGCTTTGGGCGAAGAATATCTATAAGTTTCTTAATATCAGGATTCTGTAGCCTTGCAAAGTCTAAGAGTTTTGCGAGTCTTCGCATATTTTGTCTTACCAAATCAATATTGCCTTTACTTTGACGGCCTTTTATGTACGAATATGCGTACTGGCAAATTAAGGGATCTTTTTTAGCAATAAGATTTATGTCGTCTGCACGCATTCTtgagaaaatttttgattttaataaatcgTCATGTTTAAGAAAATGGTGTAGAAGCAAAGTAGTTTGTCCGTCGCTTTGGGACGTTTGTCTTCTATTATTTTCCTTATCATAATTAGACAGACAAATTTTAGTATgcctaaataaaaattttttcttaTAGTAACCCAAACAATACTTGCACGGCAGATATTGATCTGCACTTAACGACTTATCAGTAAGTTTTGGCCTCTTAACTGGTCTTAATGCGGAGTCTGTCCGATTTCTGATAAAATTTCCCTTTTTTCTTAAGTTTGATAAAGCCAATCGTCTCTCTTTTGAATTAACCTTATGACATAATATTTTAACTACGTCAATTTCTTCTGAGTGCCATTTAGAAATATGTCTCGAAAAATGGGATACATCCTTTTCGCAATAGAAGCAAAAATCCCTtcgatctttgtaattttttctCAACGTTTTTTCAACAAGTggctgaaaaaaaaaatgcagaATGAATCAAACACgttaaaagaaatagaaaagatTTAAGTaaagtaacattaaaaaaaatgaaatataattgaTTTTAACTTAAGACACGACATCTTGTGACTTAGTTGTCTCGTCCTTTACGACTAGTCAGATAGACTTTTTTTTACATATAGCTGAGTTTGGTTTGTTTTATTGGACAAAAAAACCCGTCTAATGAGTCGTAAACGACAAAACAACATTACCACAGCATGTCATGtctaataaattaaaatcaattctGCTTCGTTCCTTACGTAATATGCTTTCTCACAGATTGTTAGTTTAACAATTTGGAGTTTAGGGGAATGTAAAGTATCAAATTGTTTTGGATGCCATATACTGCTTATAAGGTAATTTAATTGAGTTCTTACCTTGTCTTCTAGAGCAACAGATGATATCCTTTGAGCTACAGTACTGCTGCTTGTGTGTTGCTCCTTTTCACTCTCCTTCTCCATTTGATGttcacttttttgtttattatcaaaatttaaGAGATTCCGTACTATTAGAGATTTGTCCTTCTCGTGCTTCTCTCTTTCAATCGGTTCattaaataatattgaagaaaCATCATTTCCGTGCTCCGCTATATCAATCACTTTTTTAAGTATTAAAGAATCGTTTTCACGCTGTTTGCTGTCAACCAATTCTTCACAGATTTGTGGGTGACTCTTTCTTAgtggaatttttaaatttgagaacTGCAAGAAAGAGTCAAAGTTTAACCAAATTTAagaacaattaaacaaaaaaaatacctACCCATTTTTTTTTAGCTCGGCCGTCCTCAGATGGTATATAATTAGGATCCTTTATGGAATCGTCGTCATCCTCTATAAATTCGCTTTTGGATGTGTTGGACGAGTTATTCATTTTTTGTTTCTCTAGAAACATAGCATTATCATTGTCCGCATAGGAATCACATTCGTCAGATAAAAAATCCATATTTATTGCTTGATCACTTATAAACTTGACGTCTTCCTCGTGTTCTTCCATTCCTTTTTGTTCTTTTTCATTATTCATTTCTgcattttcttcttcattttgagAATTAAACTTTGAATATATGCATTTGGGTTCCACACCCAGAAGCCAATCTtcaattatttgtatttttgtagGTGGTAATAGCCTATTTTCAGAAATATTCGAGCAAGCTGAATCAAGGCCAGGtaattttttatctaaaaatttcACAATCATTTATAGCGAATAGAGTACGCTTTTTTCTTTACaattaaactgttttttttttgttttattttgtgttgTTTTAATTTATACATACAGTATGATGTCTATATTTAGCTAaacaaagaattttaaaaaaaatcctaaaacagatcgatttttgattttaatttgatGTAAATTTACATTTTACGTaacataaattaaattaaaattaaaatcaaccTATCtcaggatttgacaaaataacttGTTTTtctaaaatgaatttattccatacattacACCTTACTGTAATACATATATATTGTATATGTAGATTTAAAAGATCGAAATAATAATATTTGGCTCAAGAATATAGGTGCTAAGATCGCTCCATTCTGATCTACAGAACGTCAAAAGTTGTAAGAACAGAATTTGTTTTTGTTCATAAATTCGCCATTTTTCCAGATAGATGCCTGAAGATTCGAGTAATTGTAACACACAATCAACCCCTTACGAGTGAACCGATAGAAGTTTCCTAGAAAACTTGTGCGGAGAGAGGAAAACATTAACAAACTCCCAGCGGATACTCTACTACTACTCCACTGGGTCTCCATGTTATTAGATGTGTATATTCTCAAGATATCACTTTATCGTATTGAATAGAAGAAatctatttttaaagaaatttacaGCTAAACTATTTTGAAACAAttcatttttgaataaaaaagttatatttcaTTGACCTTCCAAATATTAACTGTTTCGAgatattttaatattggtaattcAGCACAtggttaatattttgaatatcgAAGAAATGTaactttttttatacaaaaagatTATGATTTCCCTGTAAATACAGGAAATTTATTaccaaaaacatattttattcttACAGCTTAATATATGAGAAAAAAGCATTTCAGacccattattattttattatgtaaaatattatttaaacttgGCCAATTTACTTTCGTTAAACGCATATCATCCACAACATGATCACTTACAGATCTTACATTACCCATACGTTGCTCTTATTCGTTTTTCCCCTTTCCATTTTTCTCTTTTGAACTTTAAACTTCTGaatctttatttacttgtatcTGAGAAATTGTAGATAAGCTGCTCTCCGAATTTGACGAGCAATAAATAATCAAAGTGTATTTTTTCTATgtttttgtctaaaaattatacatttattCTTTAAACCCTTTTTAATTCTTTGCTTTTTTGGTTAATTATACACAGgatgttttaaaactattttgaaaaatttcagaGGTATCATTGTTAGATGAAAAGTCTTCATAAACAGTCACTTTTGCGCTATTGTTAACTAATAGAGACAAAGGTTTTAAACTAATTAACCTGTAATAGTGCTAATTTAGTCAAATTCGTCTGAGATACTGACAGTGATaaattactaatttaaaaatataaacaggaaGACATCAAGGTTCATTAGTTAGAGAGACTTTTCCTTCTAAAATAATTTCCCTAGAGATTTATCGAAGTACTTTTAAAACATCTTACATAACAATTAGCAAAAAGAAGATGACATGATTTCTCTTACTTGGAGATATCGCAGACAACTGAACACATTTCATAAGTCGTCTAAAATCATgtatatgttttttgttaaaaaaaaaaataaaaatttacatttttttaaaatattatttagaacAAATCCTAAAAACAGGATAATATGATCATCCCAGATTGCAAATAAGCTTCTTTCGATCAGACAATCGCctacttataataatttttaataaactctGACACAGTCATTTTGTAAATATGAATTAAAATCAAGAATAACTATTTTACTTGGACACCCTGTACCTCTGTTAATATTAACTTAACTTATCCTTAATATAAATAAGGACAATTCAGTTAGATTTTTAAGCCAACGTGCTCAAAATgacaatttattttaataccatttGTATAACTTACCTTTCCCTAAACACATATCAACCATAAGTTTAGAACGTCCTTTATAATCATTCATTTTAAAACTCACGTTCCTGAACCTACACAAGCGACTGTTGCAAAGTTGCgactaaataataatatatttataacacCTATTGAAAAGAAATCTCTCTGACCTTGGCTAAAAATAGAATTCCCCAATTCTCTAAACAAAATAACGACAAAACAATGTTGCCACATAGTATGGATCAGGATGGTACTAATTGTGATAATGTATATCAAAATCATGTATATTCGAGAAATTGTTTCCAGCGCCAAAGTGGCAAATGGCTGAACTAAAAAATGCAATCCTGAACCACAATACAAACAGGTTTCTCTCCGATTCCAAATGACATATTGAAGTGAAAGTTAGGCAGTTTTGTCCGCTGATGGCACCactaagttaaaaaaattatttaatttgtaaattttaaattatatgtcAGTTATAAAAGGAACCCAATCCTGAACCAATATACAGGTTCAGGATCGTAAACGGGGTTCAGGTTTGTGCTTAAGTTTTACTATCGAAGGCTCAGGATTGtactaaaaacaaatatatatatatatatatatatatatatacatatatatatatatatatatatatatatatatatatataaatatatacatatatatatatatatatatatatatatatatatagatatatatatatatatatatatatatatatatatatatatatatatatatatatatatatatatatatatatatatatatatatatatatatatatatatatatatatatatatatatatatatatatatatatatatatatatatatatatatatatatatatatatatatatatatatatatatatatatatatatatatatatatatatatatatatatatatatatatatatatatatatatatatatatatatatatatatatatatatatatatatatatatatatatatatatatatatatatatatatatatatatatatatatatatatatatatatatatatatatatatatatatatatatatatatatatatatatatatatatatatatatatatatatatatatttgtttttagtaCAATCCTGAGCCTTCGATAGTAAAACTTAAGCACAAACCTGAACCCCGTTTACGATCCTGAACCTGTATATTGGTTCAGGATTGGGTTCCTTTTATAACTgacatataatttaaaatttacaaattaaataatttttttaacttagtGGTGCCATCAGCGGACAAAACTGCCTAACTTTCACTTCAATATGTCATTTGGAATCGGAGAGAAACCTGTTTGTATTGTGGTTCAGGATTGCATTTTTTAGTTCAGCCATTTGCCACTTTGGCGCTGGAAACAATTTCTCGAATATACATGATTTTGATATACATTATCACAATTAGTACCATCCTGATCCATACTATGTGGCAACATTGTTTTGTCGTTATTTTGTTTAGAGAATTGGGGAATTCTATTTTTAGCCAAGGTCAGAGAGATTTCTTTTCAATAGgtgttataaatatattattatttagtcGCAACTTTGCAACAGTCGCTTGTGTAGGTTCAGGAACGTGAGTTTTAAAATGAATGATTATAAAGGACGTTCTAAACTTATGGTTGATATGTGTTTAGGGAAAGGTAAGTTATACaaatggtattaaaataaattgtcATTTTGAGCACGTTGGCTTAAAAATCTAACTGAATTGTCCTTATTTATATTAAGGATAAGTTAAGTTAATATTAACAGAGGTACAGGGTGTCCAAGTAAAATAGTTATTCTTGATTTTAATTCATATTTACAAAATGACTGTGTCagagtttattaaaaattattataagtagGCGATTGTCTGATCGAAAGAAGCTTATTTGCAATCTGGGATGATCATATTATCCTGTTTTTAGGATTTgttctaaataatattttaaaaaaatgtaaatttttatttttttttttaacaaaaaacatatacATGATTTTAGACGACTTATGAAATGTGTTCAGTTGTCTGCGATATCTCCAAGTAAGAGAAATCATGTCATCTTCTTTTTGCTAATTGTTATGTAAGATGTTTTAAAAGTACTTCGATAAATCTCTAGGGAAATTATTTTAGAAGGAAAAGTCTCTCTAACTAATGAACCTTGATGTCttcctgtttatatttttaaattagtaatttATCACTGTCAGTATCTCAGACGAATTTGACTAAATTAGCACTATTACAGGTTAATTAGTTTAAAACCTTTGTCTCTATTAGTTAACAATAGCGCAAAAGTGACTGTTTATGAAGACTTTTCATCTAACAATGATACCtctgaaatttttcaaaatagttttaaaacatcCTGTGTATAATTAACCAAAAAAGCAAAGAATTAAAAAGGGTTTAAAGaataaatgtataatttttagacaaaaacATAGAAAAAATACACTTTGATTATTTATTGCTCGTCAAATTCGGAGAGCAGCTTATCTACAATTTCTCAgatacaagtaaataaagattCAGAAGTTTAAAGTTCAAAAGAGAAAAATGGAAAGGGGAAAAACGAATAAGAGCAACGTATGGGTAATGTAAGATCTGTAAGTGATCATGTTGTGGATGATATGCGTTTAACGAAAGTAAATTGGCcaagtttaaataatattttacataataaaataataatgggtCTGAAATGCTTTTTTCTCATATATTAAGCTGTaagaataaaatatgtttttggtAATAAATTTCCTGTATTTACAGGGAAATCATAatctttttgtataaaaaaagttACATTTCTTcgatattcaaaatattaaccaTGTGCTgaattaccaatattaaaatatcTCGAAACAGTTAATATTTGGAAGGTCAAtgaaatataacttttttattcaaaaatgaaTTGTTTCAAAATAGTTTAGCtgtaaatttctttaaaaatagatTTCTTCTATTCAATACGATAAAGTGATATCTTGAGAATATACACATCTAATAACATGGAGACCCAGTGGAGTAGTAGTAGAGTATCCGCTGGGAGTTTGTTAATGTTTTCCTCTCTCCGCACAAGTTTTCTAGGAAACTTCTATCGGTTCACTCGTAAGGGGTTGATTGTGTGTTACAATTACTCGAATCTTCAGGCATCTATCTGGAAAAATGGCGAATTTATGAACAAAAACAAATTCTGTTCTTACAACTTTTGACGTTCTGTAGATCAGAATGGAGCGATCTTAGCACCTATATTCTTGAGCCAAATATTATTATTTCGATCTTTTAAATCTACATATACAATATATATGTATTACAGTAAGGTgtaatgtatggaataaattcattttagaAAAACaagttattttgtcaaatcctgaGATAggttgattttaattttaatttaatttatgttACGTAAAATGTAAATTTACatcaaattaaaatcaaaaatcgatctgttttaggattttttttaaaattctttgttTAGCTAAATATAGACATCATACTGTATGTATAAATTAAAAcaacacaaaataaaacaaaaaaaaaacagtttaattGTAAAGAAAAAAGCGTACTCTATTCGCTATAAATGATTGTgaaatttttagataaaaaattaCCTGGCCTTGATTCAGCTTGCTCGAATATTTCTGAAAATAGGCTATTACCACctacaaaaatacaaataattgaAGATTGGCTTCTGGGTGTGGAACCCAAATGCATATATTCAAAGTTTAATTctcaaaatgaagaagaaaatgcAGAAATGAATAATGAAAAAGAACAAAAAGGAATGGAAGAACACGAGGAAGACGTCAAGTTTATAAGTGATCAAGCAATAAATATGGATTTTTTATCTGACGAATGTGATTCCTATGCGGACAATGATAATGCTATGTTTCTAGAGAAACAAAAAATGAATAACTCGTCCAACACATCCAAAAGCGAATTTATAGAGGATGACGACGATTCCATAAAGGATCCTAATTATATACCATCTGAGGACGGCCGAGCTAAAAAAAAATGGGTaggtattttttttgtttaattgttctTAAATTTGGTTAAACTTTGACTCTTTCTTGCAgttctcaaatttaaaaattccacTAAGAAAGAGTCACCCACAAATCTGTGAAGAATTGGTTGACAGCAAACAGCGTGAAAACGATTCTTTAATACTTAAAAAAGTGATTGATATAGCGGAGCACGGAAATGATGtttcttcaatattatttaatGAACCGATTGAAAGAGAGAAGCACGAGAAGGACAAATCTCTAATAGTACGGAATCTCttaaattttgataataaacaaaaaagtgaaCATCAAATGGAGAAGGAGAGTGAAAAGGAGCAACACACAAGCAGCAGTACTGTAGCTCAAAGGATATCATCTGTTGCTCTAGAAGACAAGGTAAGAACTCAATTAAATTACCTTATAAGCAGTATATGGCATCCAAAACAATTTGATACTTTACATTCCCCTAAACTCCAAATTGTTAAACTAACAATCTGTGAGAAAGCATATTACGTAAGGAACGAAGCagaattgattttaatttattagaCATGACATGCTGTGGTAATGTTGTTTTGTCGTTTACGACTCATTAGACGGGTTTTTTTGTCCAATAAAACAAACCAAACTCAGCTATATGTAAAAAAAAGTCTATCTGACTAGTCGTAAAGGACGAGACAACTAAGTCACAAGATGTCGTGTCTTAAGTTAAAAtcaattatatttcattttttttaatgttactttACTTAAatcttttctatttcttttaacGTGTTTGATTCATtctgcattttttttttcagccACTTGTTGAAAAAACGTTGagaaaaaattacaaagatcgaAGGGATTTTTGCTTCTATTGCGAAAAGGATGTATCCCATTTTTCGAGACATATTTCTAAATGGCACTCAGAAGAAATTGACGTAGTTAAAATATTATGTCATAAGGTTAATTCAAAAGAGAGACGATTGGCTTTATCAAACTTAAGAAAAAAGGGAAATTTTATCAGAAATCGGACAGACTCCGCATTAAGACCAGTTAAGAGGCCAAAACTTACTGATAAGTCGTTAAGTGCAGATCAATATCTGCCGTGCAAGTATTGTTTGGGTTACTAtaagaaaaaatttttatttaggcATACTAAAATTTGTCTGTCTAATTATGATAAGGAAAATAATAGAAGACAAA
Protein-coding sequences here:
- the LOC140452882 gene encoding uncharacterized protein isoform X2, with translation MNNEKEQKGMEEHEEDVKFISDQAINMDFLSDECDSYADNDNAMFLEKQKMNNSSNTSKSEFIEDDDDSIKDPNYIPSEDGRAKKKWFSNLKIPLRKSHPQICEELVDSKQRENDSLILKKVIDIAEHGNDVSSILFNEPIEREKHEKDKSLIVRNLLNFDNKQKSEHQMEKESEKEQHTSSSTVAQRISSVALEDKPLVEKTLRKNYKDRRDFCFYCEKDVSHFSRHISKWHSEEIDVVKILCHKVNSKERRLALSNLRKKGNFIRNRTDSALRPVKRPKLTDKSLSADQYLPCKYCLGYYKKKFLFRHTKICLSNYDKENNRRQTSQSDGQTTLLLHHFLKHDDLLKSKIFSRMRADDINLIAKKDPLICQYAYSYIKGRQSKGNIDLVRQNMRRLAKLLDFARLQNPDIKKLIDILRPKHFQLIISGVNKIAKYNPETDNYESPTLAINFGTLIKKCCDLAYINLVQIENTSDERKELKILKTLLESQWCNEVSAQACTNLNQNKWNKEELLPLTNDLKKLNIFLQTSSEELFHKLKSDENDFKIYNSLKDTLYAQVILLNRRRPAEVAQLKVQTFKSINLGGENDNEFEKCLTEAEKILLKTYSRLVIRGKRGRGVPILLSPSMKMHFDLILQCRNNFAIESDFVFHTTGRGFVDGTKIIHKYAKKCQLERPASITATKLRKHLATITQLLQFSNNDMEQLSKFMGHTLQTHCNYYRLSDKVYQTAKISKLLLLMMEGGAEKYKGKTLDEIDINLAPLSDAEEEEMENILDTNDNLTVDCKIPSTSADLDNNKEPHKKMRNLKKKRFIDRRRPWTKQQKSIIAEYFSDNIKNRKPPIEIEVKHLIEEYPEVFKERKWTCIKAVVYNMYTGKLKY
- the LOC140452882 gene encoding uncharacterized protein isoform X1; its protein translation is MNDYKGRSKLMVDMCLGKDKKLPGLDSACSNISENRLLPPTKIQIIEDWLLGVEPKCIYSKFNSQNEEENAEMNNEKEQKGMEEHEEDVKFISDQAINMDFLSDECDSYADNDNAMFLEKQKMNNSSNTSKSEFIEDDDDSIKDPNYIPSEDGRAKKKWFSNLKIPLRKSHPQICEELVDSKQRENDSLILKKVIDIAEHGNDVSSILFNEPIEREKHEKDKSLIVRNLLNFDNKQKSEHQMEKESEKEQHTSSSTVAQRISSVALEDKPLVEKTLRKNYKDRRDFCFYCEKDVSHFSRHISKWHSEEIDVVKILCHKVNSKERRLALSNLRKKGNFIRNRTDSALRPVKRPKLTDKSLSADQYLPCKYCLGYYKKKFLFRHTKICLSNYDKENNRRQTSQSDGQTTLLLHHFLKHDDLLKSKIFSRMRADDINLIAKKDPLICQYAYSYIKGRQSKGNIDLVRQNMRRLAKLLDFARLQNPDIKKLIDILRPKHFQLIISGVNKIAKYNPETDNYESPTLAINFGTLIKKCCDLAYINLVQIENTSDERKELKILKTLLESQWCNEVSAQACTNLNQNKWNKEELLPLTNDLKKLNIFLQTSSEELFHKLKSDENDFKIYNSLKDTLYAQVILLNRRRPAEVAQLKVQTFKSINLGGENDNEFEKCLTEAEKILLKTYSRLVIRGKRGRGVPILLSPSMKMHFDLILQCRNNFAIESDFVFHTTGRGFVDGTKIIHKYAKKCQLERPASITATKLRKHLATITQLLQFSNNDMEQLSKFMGHTLQTHCNYYRLSDKVYQTAKISKLLLLMMEGGAEKYKGKTLDEIDINLAPLSDAEEEEMENILDTNDNLTVDCKIPSTSADLDNNKEPHKKMRNLKKKRFIDRRRPWTKQQKSIIAEYFSDNIKNRKPPIEIEVKHLIEEYPEVFKERKWTCIKAVVYNMYTGKLKY